The nucleotide window ATTGCGAATTTCTGTCTATTGCTCATCTTCTCCAACGATTGATAAGAAATATCAAGAGTTAGCATTCGAACTCGGAGAAGCAATAGGCGCGCGTTCTTGGAATCTAGTTTCCGGTGGTGGACACATTTCAATGATGGGCGCAGTTGCGCGTGGAGTAAGAAAATCTGGCGGCCACACCATTGGCGTAATTCCACAATTACTCGTAGATATTGAATTTGCCGATAAAGATAGCCATGAACTTCAGGTGGTTGGATCGATGCGTGAGCGCAAAGGCAGGATTGAAGAGTTAGGTGATGCATTTATTGCATTACCTGGCGGCCTCGGAACCCTAGAAGAGTTATTTGAAATATGGGTTGGGCGTTTCTTAAATTTTCACCAAAAACCAGTGGTCGTTCTTGATCCATTTGGTTTGTATGACCCACTTAAAACGTTGATAGATCATCTAGAAGTCGAAGGCTTTGTGAAACCTGGTCAACGTGAGTTACTACATTGGTGCACAACAATCGATCAAGCATTGGACATTTGTGGTGGCCGATAATTACATTGCTTTAACACTTACATTACCTTGCGATGCCCAACGCGCATGGTATGAAATAACTGATTGGAATAAGCAAGGCAAGTGGATGCTACAAACATCTGTGTGGCTAACTTCTGAAATTGAAAGTGGACCCGGTACCGAGATTGCGGCATTTACTGGTCCATTTCATAAATTTTTTCCGCGATTAAAATTTCTCGGAGTTTTAGACACCATGGTCGTGACTAACTGGCAACCACCATTTATATGCGATGTTTTACATACGGGTAAAATTATTAAAGGCACTGGAAGATTTGAAGTAGTTGCAATAAATGATCAGAAATCTCAATTTAATTGGTCAGAAATCATCTGGGCGCCACGTGCAATATTTTTGATACTTAAACCTGCTCTCTACGTTGGAGTATGGATTTCTCTGCGTAGATTCGCTCGAACTCTTAGATAACTCTCACGATAAGTTGGCTATATGCGGGGGATTGCTGCCCGTCTGCACAGTAAACTTGGCGTATGAGCGAACCCAAAACTTTGTCAGAAGTTCTGTCTTCGCTGCCGGAGGAAGAAAGAATTATTTTGACGATGCATTATTTGCGGTCAATGTCACCGAGTGAGATTGCTCAAAAATTGGGCGTTCCTGAGCGCTCTGTTACGGCTGTGATCGCCATTGGAAAGGCCCGCCTGAGCAAAACTCTGGGTTTATAAGCCTGCTTTCTCGATTTCATATATTCGCTCTAAATACGAGATACTTCTCCTCTTACAGAACACTCTTCGATTTATTTCCCTAAGGAGTCTCCAGATGGCAGCTATGAAACCCCGCACTGGTGATGGTCCTATGGAGGTCACAAAAGAGGCTCGCTCACTCGTGATGCGTATTCCTCTTGAAGGCGGCGGACGTCTCGTAGTTGAAATGAATGCAGAGGAAGCTAATAACCTCAGCGCTGCATTACATGCCGCAGTTTCCCTCGTCAAGAAATAAGACGCATTTCTACCTTTTTTAGTTAGCCTTTGCGCTATGCCTTACGCCCAACTCAATAGCATCGAACCTTCGCTAGAAGACATTGTCAGCGCAGATGCGATTGCAGTTGGATTTGTTAAGTCCGAAGACTCCACATTTGAATTAGTTGGCAACATCAACGCGATATCTACAATCGAAAAATTCTTTGACATTGATCTCATTGATGAAATTTCATTCTTTCAACCTGGTGGCAAAGCTGGAGAAATTCTAGAAATTCCAATTAGCCAGAAGGCAACAAAGGCAGATCGAGTTTTCGTTATTGGTTTAGGCGATCAGAGTAGGCAATCTCATCGACTAGCAGCAGCAAGCCTTGGAAGAAAATTACGCGGCAAGAAGATAACTGTTTCAACTTTACTCGCGACAGACTCTGCAGATATTAGAGCCCACGCTATTTCGGTGGTTCTGGGTGCCTACACATGGACACTCAAAAGTGACTCCACTTCAGATCAACCAACATTTAATATTGTGAGTAAAGACGAAAAGATAATTCGTAGAGCCGAAGTTATTGCTTACTCCGTTTGTCGCGCTCGCGACTTAGTCCACACGCCTTCGAATATCAAAAATCCTTTGTGGATGGCTAATCAGGCACAAAAGGTTGCCAAAGAAGGCAAACTTTCAATCAAAGTTTTAGCGGGCAAAGAGCTTGCTCAATTTGGCGGGTTACGAGCAGTTGGTAACTCTTCCCCCAAGCCAGGACCGCGATTTATTCAAATAACTTATTCACCAAAGTCAACTGGTAAACGAATTGCCCACGTAGTTCTTGTGGGTAAAGGAATCACATTTGATACCGGTGGTGTTTCACTCAAACGTCCATACGATCTGATGATGGCAATGAAGAGTGATATGGCTGGCGCAGCTGCAGTTCTAAATGTTGTTGGCGCGTTGCCAGAATTAAAACCACGCGTCAAAGTCACAGCTTTATTGATGTGTGCAGAAAATGCTCTCTCTGGAACTTCACAACGCCCCAGTGATGTTATTACTCACTACGGCGGCACCACCGTAGAAGTACTAGATACCGATGCTGAAGGTCGTTTGGTTTTAGCTGACGGATTGGCATATGCGGATGCAAAACTCAATCCAGATTATCTAATAGACATTGCAACGCTAACGGGTTCGGCAACACTCGGACTTGGGCGCCAATATGGTGCCATGTACACACGTGATCGTGCTCTAGCATCTGAGTTAGTTGCTGTCGGTGAATCATCTGGAGATCGTTTGTGGCACATGCCGCTCATTGATGATTACCAAGATTCACTCGAAAGTGACATTGCAGATTTTAATCACACGGCAGATAAAGGTGATTACTCTGCTGGCTCTGTTACGGCTGCACTGTTCTTAGAAAAATTCACTGGAAAAAGAAAATGGGTTCATTTAGATGTTGCAGGAACTGCGCGTAGCGAAAGTGATGCAGGAGAGTCACCAAAAGGTGGCACAGGATTTGGTGTTCGCGTTCTCATTGATTGGATTATGAGTTTATGATGAAAATTGATCCACATACTTACGCAGAAGGATTCATTTCAGAAGATGAATTCCAAATTCGTGCCAGAGCGCGAGGCGTTGAAGTTGGGGCTAAAGATGCCTCAACGGGCGTTGGTTCTTTTCTTCGCGCACTTGCTCACCAACTCTCAGCACAATCAGTAGTTGAAGTAGGAACAGGTTCTGGGGTCGGAAGTCTGTGGTTGCTGGGCGGAATGATTACAAGTGGCACCCTGACTTCTATTGATGATGAAACAGAGCATTCAAGAATTGCGCGTATTGCCATGCAGGATGCAGACATTGCACCATCTCGCTACAGACTTATAACTAATTCAATTATGGATGTGATGACTAAGTTAACTGATCGTGCATATGACTTAGTTGTGTTGCGTCACAATCCTGAAGATTTGACATACACAGTGGAAGAGGCGCATCGAATACTACGTAGCGGTGGAGTAATGGTTATCGATGGATTCTTTGGTGGTGGCAAAGTTAGTGATCCGTCACAGCGAGATCCGCGAACAATTGCCCTGCGCGAAGCTGGTAAATCTGTGAAGGGTGCCACAGATCTTTGGGTAAGCACACTCATTACCGTTGGCGATGGTTTGTTAATCGCAACAAAGTTGTAGCAAGATAGGTGCTATGAGTTTTCTTTCCCGAAAATCGCGTGCTCGAGATGATGCACCTTGGTGGAACTCTCAGGATTTTTCACAATCGCGCAGAGGCGTGAGTCCAGGCTCTGTTGTTGTACTGGCCATCATTGCCGGAATAGTTGGTGGCGTACTCGGAATTAATGCAACTGGTGGATTCTTTGGTGGCAATGCAAATCTAGTTTCTGCAACTAACGCCGTTGAACGCAAACCAGATTCAGTCGCTGGTTTAGCAAATAGAGTCCTGCCATCAGTAGTTTCTATAACCACAGGGTCAGGAAGTAGTGGTTCAGGATTTATTATTGATAGTTCTGGTTTTATTCTCACGAATAACCATGTTGTTGAGCAAGCAGCACTCTCTAAAGCAAAAATTATTGTCACCCTCAACAATGGTGAAGAGTTTGAAAGCAAAATTGTTGGTAGAGATGCATCATATGATTTAGCGGTTCTGAAGATTCTTGCAACTGGATTGCCAGCACTTCAATTTGGCGATAGTGATAAAGTCGCTGTGGGCGATGCTGTTATTGCAATTGGATCACCGCTTGGTCTATCTGGCACAGTTACATTAGGAATTATTAGTGCAAAAGATAGAGCTGTAACAGCTGGTGGAACCGCCGGTGAAAACTCATTTATCAACGCGCTGCAGACAGATGCTGCGATTAATCCAGGAAATTCTGGTGGTCCACTCATTGACACAACAGGAGCAGTAATCGGAGTTAACTCCGCAATTGCAACACTTAGTGGTGCATCGACTAGTCAGGCTGGATCAATTGGATTGGGTTTTGCGATTCCAATAAATCAAGCAAGAAAAACTGCAGATCAATTGATTAAGACTGGAAAAGCTTCTTACCCTGTTATGGGAGTTTCAATTGATATGAATTTTGCTGGACCAGGTGCGAAAGTGACTACTGCTGATGGAGCAATTCTTCCTGGTGGTCCTGCGCAGAAAGCAGGATTGCAACCCGGAGATCTCATTATCGAATTTGCAGGTAAGACAATAAATAATGGTGATGAACTCATTGTTGCTATCAGATCAAAAAATATTGGTGATCGAGTTGAGATCAAGTACAAACGCGGCAGTAGCACACGCACAGCAACGGTCGTTCTCGCTGCTGGCAAGAACTAATCAGAAACAACCACTAGGCTAAAAACATGATTTTTGGGATAGGTCCAGGCGAATTCATTGGGCTGGCGTTAATCGCAATTATCTTTGTAGGACCAGAACGCTTACCTAAGTTTTCCTCCGATGCTGCAAAGTTCTTAAAAAAAGTAAAGAATTTAGCCAATACAGCAACTGCGGAATTACGTGAAAACCTTGGACCGGGATTCGAAGATTTACAGCCATCAGATTTGAATCCAAAAACTTTCATTAAAAAGCAATTGGCAGGTGCACTCGATGAAGACAAGCCAAAAACATCGGCACAACCTAAAATTGATCCGGATTTGCTATGACCATCATTGAATCAATACATGCAGCTCTAGCAACTGTAGAAGATCCAGAAATTCATCGCCCACTTCCTGATTTAGGAATGGTTGAATCTGTTCAAGTCGACGCAGGAATTGCTCAACTCAAGATTTTGCTCACGATTTCGGGCTGTCCAATGCAAGATCGTTTACGCAGCGACATTTCAAAAGCAGTTATGGCTGTTGAAACTATCTCCTCCGTTGAAATTACCTTTGGTGTGATGAATGAAGAGCAACGTGGAAACCTGAAATCTTTATTACGCAATGGTCGCGAAAAAATAATTCCATTTGCTCAGCCAGAATCTCTTACACGAGTAATCGGAATTGCATCTGGTAAAGGGGGAGTTGGAAAATCTTCGCTCACCGTTAACTTGGCAGTAGCAGCAGCCCAAAAAGGCTTGCGCGTAGGAATATTAGACGCTGATGTTTACGGTCACTCTGTACCAAGATTGATGGGTTTAATCGGTCAACGTCCCACAGCCATTGATCAAATGTTTATTCCACTGGAGTCATATGGCGTAAAAGTTGTTTCCATGGAGATGTTCAAACCAGAACGTTCAGACGCTGTTGCATATCGAGGACCACTTTTGCATAAGGTTTTAGAACAATTGCTCTCAGATGCATACTGGGGTGATTTAGATTTGTTACTTATTGATTTACCACCAGGAACTGGTGATCTTGCAATTTCATTAGGCCAACTCATTCCAACTTCAGAAATTCTTGTTGTTACAACGCCACAAATTGCTGCCGCAGAAGTTGCTGAACGAGCTGGTCGTATTGCCCATCAAATTAAGCAACATCTTGTAGGCGTAATTGAAAATATGTCTGACTTTCCGTGCCCTAACTGTGACGACATGATTTCTTTATTTGGCTCTGGTGGCGGAGAAGAAACAGCAAAGAGACTCTCAGAATTAGCAGGAATTAATGTGGCATTACTTGGAAAGGTTCCATTCAGTCCTGATTTGCGTACTGGTGGAGATAACGGTGCACCTGTAGTTGTTCAATATCCTGAAAGTGCTGCAGCTAAATCAATCATTGCAATTGTGGATCAATTAGTAGTTAGAAAGAAATCACTTCTCGGTGTCAGGCTGGGTGTTTCCACGTAATTCTTTGAGAACTTCTTCGAGCATGTCACCAAGTTCATTGCGCAAGAAATCTCTCGTAGCAACTTCACCTAAAGCATTGCGAAGGCTCGCAAGTTCACGAGTGAGATATTCAGTATCTGCAATTGAGCGCTCATTGCGAGCACGATCTTCACTTACTTGAATTCGATCTCGATCTGCTTGGCGATTTTGTGCAAGCAGAATGAGAGGCGCAGCATAAGAAGCTTGTAGTGACAAGATCAGAGTTAAAAAGATAAATGGGAAATCGTCAAAGCGAAGATCAACTGGAGCAAAGGCGTTCCACAAAACCCAACTCAATACAAAGACAGTCATATATACCAAGAACCCTGCAGTTCCTAGGAAACGTGCAAATCGTTCTGATAAGCGACCAAATGCTTCAGGATCAAAGTTTGGACGAAGTGTGCGACCTGCCTCACGAGGAGTATCTAAACGGTTGTTGCGTGCCATTTTTATCTCTCGCTCTCTTCTGTATTGATTAATTCTTCATGCTCTAGAACATTTACTGTCTTTGAATTATCACGATGATCATGACGCCAGTTTTCTGGCAACAAGTGATCGAGTACGTCATCAACTGTTACTGCGCCTAACAAACGCTCGTTTGCATCGACTACTGGCAGCGATAACAAGTTATAACTAGCTAAGTATGACGAAACTTCATTCAGTGATGCTTGGGGATTTAATCCTTGAGTATCAGTATCAACCATTGATCCTAAAAGCCTAGATGGGGCCTCGCGCAATAGGCGTTGATAATGTGCAATTCCAATAAATCTGCCAGTAGGAGTTTCTAGTGGAGCACGGCAGATAAATACTTGTGAGGCAAGGGCTGGCGAGATTTCACTCTGTCGAACTGCAGCCAGTGCTTCTGCCACAGTGTTATCTGCAGTCATCACAATTGGTTCTGTTGTCATCATGCCGCCTGCTGTGTAATCCTCGTAATTCATTAAGCGACGAACGTCTTCAGCATCTTCTGGCTCCATTAATTCAAGAAGTGCCTGCGCGCGCTCTTGCCCAACTTCACGGAGCAAGTCGGCAGCATCATCTGGATCCATTTCACCTAAAACATCGGCGGCGCGTTCACCTTCTAGTTCTGCTAACAATTCAACGCGCTCTGCTTCATCCATTTCTTCAAGCACATCTGCCAGACGTTCATCATTGAGTGCACGTGCAACTTCAACGCGACGCTTTGGTGCCAAGTCGTGCATAACGGTTGCAAGGTCAGCAGCTCGAAGTGTGCTCAGAGTTGCAAGTAAGTTTGCAACCCCTTGGTTGTGTTCAGAAGTTGCAAAGCCTGAAACTTCTTCCCACGTAACTGTTGAGGTGGCTCCTTTACGGCGCAATCCTGTGCCGCGACGCATGACGTGTACTCGCGTGATGAGCCAATCACCAGTTCGGTTTTGTTCCATGCCCATATCTTCAACAACAACTTTTTCTCCAGTTTCGACCAGCGAAATGGAGCGATCAAGCATTTCTCCTAGAACTAAAACTTCGCCAGTGCGAGATTCGAAACGACGCATGTTAAGTAGGCCAGTGATAATTACTGTTCCACTTTCAATTGATGTCACACGTGTAATTGGTACAAAAACTCTACGACGTAGTGGAACTTCAACTACTAAACCTAAAATTCTTGGTGGTTGATTATTGGCACGCAGGGTCGCCAAAGCATCTCGCACCTTTCCTACTGGATCACCATTTGGATCAAAGACCGCGGTACCTGCAAGACGGGCGAGAAATACTCGATTAATCAAGTTTCCGCTCATGGGCTAAGGGTAACGCGTCAAAGGACCTCGATGCTTTCGCTTAAATTCTATGAAATAGATACTTTTGCCCTATGCCAGAGCAGAAGTCCCTCATCAATAGTCATACAGCTATGCCTGGCCGCAAAGATTTAATTCGCCTTGGTATTGGAATTATTGGAATTGGAGTTTCCGGTCCACTCATTGCTCTGAGCACAATGCCTGTCGTTACTTTAATTTTTTGGCGAAATCTTGGAGGGGCCTTAGTTATTGCTCCATTCGCTTATAAGCATCGCAAGAATCGTGATGCAATGCCATGGGCGGTATTAGGAGGATTCGTTCTGGCTATGCATTTCATCGCATTCTTTTTAGCAATGCGCCTGACAACAGTTGCAGCAGGCACAGCACTTGTTGCCCTGCAACCAATATTTGCAGCTTTGTTTCTACGCATCAGAGGTGGACATATTCCATCTCGTGCATGGTTAGGAATGGTTGTCAGCTTTTCTGGGGTGCTCTTAATTTCTGGGGTGGATTTAACTATTTCTTTGCGATCATTTGCAGGAGATGTTGCAGCAATAATTTCTGCAGCCCTTGCAGCAATTTATGTGCTCATTGGATCCAAGGCGCAACAGAGCCTGGAAACCAGCTCGTATACAGCAATTTGTTATGCAACGTGTGCGTTAACAGCATTGCCGATTATGTTAATTGGTGGATTCAAAATTTGGAACTTTAGTGGCAACGAATGGTGGCTGGTCATTGGCTTGATAGTTTTTGCTCAATTACTTGGTCATAACATGTTCAACTCTGCTTTAAAGAGAGTTTCACCCGCTGTTGTCTCGCTCATTATTTTCTTTGAAGTTCCCGTTGCTTCAGTTCTGGCTATTTGGTGGTTAAATCAAACTCCACCTATTGCGATCTTGCCAGGCATTATTTTGATTCTTGGTGGATGCGCATTAGTTGTTTTGCGTACTCGTCCTTTAAAGGCGGAACTCTTACATGATTGATTTACATACACACACAAATTGCAGCGATGGAACCGATTCACCCGCCCAGCTTGTTAATAAAGCAATCGCAGAAGGATTAACAGTGCTGGCGCTAACAGATCACGACACTACTTCCGGGTGGGAGAGTGCACAAAAGACTCTGCGCGGAGATTTATCACTAGCACTTGGCGCTGAAATTTCTTGTCTGACAAATGATGGAATTAGTGTGCACATGTTGGGTTTACTCTTCGATGGCGCACATAGTCAGATGCAAGAAATGCTGGAAAATACCCGAGATGGCCGTATTCCACGAGCACTTAAGATTATTGAATTACTCAATGCTGGCGGGATAAAAATTTCAATAGAAGATGTCGAATCAGTAAAGCCTGCGGGTGCAACGCTAGGCAGGCCACATATCGCTGATGCACTCGTTAAAAACGGAGTTGTCTCTTCACGAGATGAAGCATTTACAGATTTACTTCATAACAATTCGCCATATTACGTGGCACATCTTGCGCCCACACCAGAGGATGCAATTTCCATGATTCGAAGTGCTGGTGGAGTTGCAGTAATTGCACATCCTTTTGCTTCGCTTCGTGGAAAAGTACTCTCAGCTGCAGATTTTTTGCCACTAAAAATTGCAGGCTTAAACGGCATTGAAGTTAATCATCGAGACCACAGCAATGATGAGCGCAGCGCTTTGGCAGATATCGCTCGTGAATTGGATTTAGTTATTACTGGTGCAAGTGACTATCACGGAACTGGAAAACTTAATTCATTAGGCGAAAACCATACCCATCAGGGACAATGGGAACGTCTTGAATCAGAGGCGGATAAGCGAAGGGTCATCAGAGCATGAACATGGGCGAAATCACCGCCGTAACATTTGCACTGCAAGCTTTCGTAACTCTCTTTGTCATCATGGATCCACCTGGTGCGACACCAATTTTTCTAGGATTAGTCTCTGATAAATCTCCTGCCACGCGCCGCAAACTCGCATGGCAAGCAGCAGCGGTTTCATTCGTTGTAATCACCACATTCGCACTCTTTGGTCGCCTTGTACTTTCTTACTTAAATATTTCACTTGAATCACTTCAAGCAGCAGGGGGTCTTTTGTTGCTAATTGTGTCCCTTGAATTGTTAATGGGCGGACGACCAGGTTCAGAAAATCGCAAATCAAATAACATTGCATTAGTTCCCCTGGGCACCCCTTTACTTGCGGGACCAGGTGCAATCGTTGCAACGATGATTTATGTACAAAAAATAGAAAATGTTGGACAAGGAATTGGACTAGCTGTTGCTGTAATTGCTGTTCACCTTGCGATAGCGATTACTTTGATGGCTTCAACAACCATTCTTAAGGTAATTAAAGATACTGGCGTAAATCTTGTTGCCAGCATCGCAGGTCTATTACTAGCAGCAATCGCAATTCAAATGATTGCAGATGCAATAAAGGCATTCACTGCAGCATGAGTTCAGAATTTGGCTTGTTTTCACCCCAGAGCGTTGTATGGAAAATTCACAGTGATCCATCAATGGTTGTTGGCGGAATCAGAGCACTCTTACAGCAAGCGTTGCATCCCGTTGCCATGGATGGCGTAGCGAAGAACTCAAATTTTCGTGAAGATACTTGGGGTAGATTGCAACGAACCGGAGATTACGTTGCAACATTGAGTTTTGCTCCACGCAAAGACGCAGAAGCCCTTGCAGCAAGAGTGCGTTCTGTTCATACAAAATTAGGCCTTGATGATCCACATCTACTTTTGTGGGTGCATATGGCACTGGTTGATTCATTCTTAGATGTTGCAATTCGCTCTGGAATGCCATTAGCCCCACAAGATCAAGATCAATACATAAAAGAAATGGTTGATTTTGCTCGTTTAGTAGGAATTAATCCCGAAACAGTTCCATCAAACAGAGAAGAACTTAAATTATATTTTGAAAATATTGCACCAGAGCTTTATGCCAGTGATGATGCAAAACGTGTAGCACTATTTCTCACCTTTCCTCCGATGCCAAATACCATTCGATTTGCGACTCCAGCAGCACCTGCGTGGGCATCTCTCAGCGCTTTGGCAACAGCAGCTCTTCCACTATGGGCTCGCAAACTTTATGCAATTCCATCGTTACCAGGCCAAGATGTACTTACAAATGCTGCGCTAACTGCAACTCGTTCAACGCTA belongs to Candidatus Planktophila limnetica and includes:
- a CDS encoding leucyl aminopeptidase family protein; protein product: MPYAQLNSIEPSLEDIVSADAIAVGFVKSEDSTFELVGNINAISTIEKFFDIDLIDEISFFQPGGKAGEILEIPISQKATKADRVFVIGLGDQSRQSHRLAAASLGRKLRGKKITVSTLLATDSADIRAHAISVVLGAYTWTLKSDSTSDQPTFNIVSKDEKIIRRAEVIAYSVCRARDLVHTPSNIKNPLWMANQAQKVAKEGKLSIKVLAGKELAQFGGLRAVGNSSPKPGPRFIQITYSPKSTGKRIAHVVLVGKGITFDTGGVSLKRPYDLMMAMKSDMAGAAAVLNVVGALPELKPRVKVTALLMCAENALSGTSQRPSDVITHYGGTTVEVLDTDAEGRLVLADGLAYADAKLNPDYLIDIATLTGSATLGLGRQYGAMYTRDRALASELVAVGESSGDRLWHMPLIDDYQDSLESDIADFNHTADKGDYSAGSVTAALFLEKFTGKRKWVHLDVAGTARSESDAGESPKGGTGFGVRVLIDWIMSL
- a CDS encoding oxygenase MpaB family protein, whose protein sequence is MSSEFGLFSPQSVVWKIHSDPSMVVGGIRALLQQALHPVAMDGVAKNSNFREDTWGRLQRTGDYVATLSFAPRKDAEALAARVRSVHTKLGLDDPHLLLWVHMALVDSFLDVAIRSGMPLAPQDQDQYIKEMVDFARLVGINPETVPSNREELKLYFENIAPELYASDDAKRVALFLTFPPMPNTIRFATPAAPAWASLSALATAALPLWARKLYAIPSLPGQDVLTNAALTATRSTLKLVPENIFQPPILKQALIRWGVAS
- a CDS encoding PHP domain-containing protein → MIDLHTHTNCSDGTDSPAQLVNKAIAEGLTVLALTDHDTTSGWESAQKTLRGDLSLALGAEISCLTNDGISVHMLGLLFDGAHSQMQEMLENTRDGRIPRALKIIELLNAGGIKISIEDVESVKPAGATLGRPHIADALVKNGVVSSRDEAFTDLLHNNSPYYVAHLAPTPEDAISMIRSAGGVAVIAHPFASLRGKVLSAADFLPLKIAGLNGIEVNHRDHSNDERSALADIARELDLVITGASDYHGTGKLNSLGENHTHQGQWERLESEADKRRVIRA
- a CDS encoding MarC family protein; translated protein: MGEITAVTFALQAFVTLFVIMDPPGATPIFLGLVSDKSPATRRKLAWQAAAVSFVVITTFALFGRLVLSYLNISLESLQAAGGLLLLIVSLELLMGGRPGSENRKSNNIALVPLGTPLLAGPGAIVATMIYVQKIENVGQGIGLAVAVIAVHLAIAITLMASTTILKVIKDTGVNLVASIAGLLLAAIAIQMIADAIKAFTAA
- a CDS encoding magnesium transporter MgtE N-terminal domain-containing protein encodes the protein MSGNLINRVFLARLAGTAVFDPNGDPVGKVRDALATLRANNQPPRILGLVVEVPLRRRVFVPITRVTSIESGTVIITGLLNMRRFESRTGEVLVLGEMLDRSISLVETGEKVVVEDMGMEQNRTGDWLITRVHVMRRGTGLRRKGATSTVTWEEVSGFATSEHNQGVANLLATLSTLRAADLATVMHDLAPKRRVEVARALNDERLADVLEEMDEAERVELLAELEGERAADVLGEMDPDDAADLLREVGQERAQALLELMEPEDAEDVRRLMNYEDYTAGGMMTTEPIVMTADNTVAEALAAVRQSEISPALASQVFICRAPLETPTGRFIGIAHYQRLLREAPSRLLGSMVDTDTQGLNPQASLNEVSSYLASYNLLSLPVVDANERLLGAVTVDDVLDHLLPENWRHDHRDNSKTVNVLEHEELINTEESER
- a CDS encoding TIGR00730 family Rossman fold protein produces the protein MPLRISVYCSSSPTIDKKYQELAFELGEAIGARSWNLVSGGGHISMMGAVARGVRKSGGHTIGVIPQLLVDIEFADKDSHELQVVGSMRERKGRIEELGDAFIALPGGLGTLEELFEIWVGRFLNFHQKPVVVLDPFGLYDPLKTLIDHLEVEGFVKPGQRELLHWCTTIDQALDICGGR
- a CDS encoding DMT family transporter, with the protein product MPEQKSLINSHTAMPGRKDLIRLGIGIIGIGVSGPLIALSTMPVVTLIFWRNLGGALVIAPFAYKHRKNRDAMPWAVLGGFVLAMHFIAFFLAMRLTTVAAGTALVALQPIFAALFLRIRGGHIPSRAWLGMVVSFSGVLLISGVDLTISLRSFAGDVAAIISAALAAIYVLIGSKAQQSLETSSYTAICYATCALTALPIMLIGGFKIWNFSGNEWWLVIGLIVFAQLLGHNMFNSALKRVSPAVVSLIIFFEVPVASVLAIWWLNQTPPIAILPGIILILGGCALVVLRTRPLKAELLHD
- a CDS encoding O-methyltransferase: MKIDPHTYAEGFISEDEFQIRARARGVEVGAKDASTGVGSFLRALAHQLSAQSVVEVGTGSGVGSLWLLGGMITSGTLTSIDDETEHSRIARIAMQDADIAPSRYRLITNSIMDVMTKLTDRAYDLVVLRHNPEDLTYTVEEAHRILRSGGVMVIDGFFGGGKVSDPSQRDPRTIALREAGKSVKGATDLWVSTLITVGDGLLIATKL
- a CDS encoding sec-independent translocase, which encodes MIFGIGPGEFIGLALIAIIFVGPERLPKFSSDAAKFLKKVKNLANTATAELRENLGPGFEDLQPSDLNPKTFIKKQLAGALDEDKPKTSAQPKIDPDLL
- a CDS encoding S1C family serine protease, coding for MSFLSRKSRARDDAPWWNSQDFSQSRRGVSPGSVVVLAIIAGIVGGVLGINATGGFFGGNANLVSATNAVERKPDSVAGLANRVLPSVVSITTGSGSSGSGFIIDSSGFILTNNHVVEQAALSKAKIIVTLNNGEEFESKIVGRDASYDLAVLKILATGLPALQFGDSDKVAVGDAVIAIGSPLGLSGTVTLGIISAKDRAVTAGGTAGENSFINALQTDAAINPGNSGGPLIDTTGAVIGVNSAIATLSGASTSQAGSIGLGFAIPINQARKTADQLIKTGKASYPVMGVSIDMNFAGPGAKVTTADGAILPGGPAQKAGLQPGDLIIEFAGKTINNGDELIVAIRSKNIGDRVEIKYKRGSSTRTATVVLAAGKN
- a CDS encoding DUF3117 domain-containing protein, with product MAAMKPRTGDGPMEVTKEARSLVMRIPLEGGGRLVVEMNAEEANNLSAALHAAVSLVKK
- a CDS encoding Mrp/NBP35 family ATP-binding protein; protein product: MTIIESIHAALATVEDPEIHRPLPDLGMVESVQVDAGIAQLKILLTISGCPMQDRLRSDISKAVMAVETISSVEITFGVMNEEQRGNLKSLLRNGREKIIPFAQPESLTRVIGIASGKGGVGKSSLTVNLAVAAAQKGLRVGILDADVYGHSVPRLMGLIGQRPTAIDQMFIPLESYGVKVVSMEMFKPERSDAVAYRGPLLHKVLEQLLSDAYWGDLDLLLIDLPPGTGDLAISLGQLIPTSEILVVTTPQIAAAEVAERAGRIAHQIKQHLVGVIENMSDFPCPNCDDMISLFGSGGGEETAKRLSELAGINVALLGKVPFSPDLRTGGDNGAPVVVQYPESAAAKSIIAIVDQLVVRKKSLLGVRLGVST
- a CDS encoding DUF1003 domain-containing protein; this translates as MARNNRLDTPREAGRTLRPNFDPEAFGRLSERFARFLGTAGFLVYMTVFVLSWVLWNAFAPVDLRFDDFPFIFLTLILSLQASYAAPLILLAQNRQADRDRIQVSEDRARNERSIADTEYLTRELASLRNALGEVATRDFLRNELGDMLEEVLKELRGNTQPDTEK
- a CDS encoding sigma-70 family RNA polymerase sigma factor, producing MSEPKTLSEVLSSLPEEERIILTMHYLRSMSPSEIAQKLGVPERSVTAVIAIGKARLSKTLGL